GGCCAGCTCCTGGTTCCCCACTGTGACCCGGCACTCGTTGGGGAACAACCGGATGTCGCGATGCTGCAACACCGGCGGCTGCTGCGCGGCCAAAAACTGCTGGCGGCGCAGCAGGGCGTTGCAGCGCGCCACCAACTCGGTCAGGCTAAAGGGCTTGGTGACGTAGTCGTCGGCGCCAGCTTGCAACCCCCCGACCCGATCGCCCTCGCTAGCTTTGGCCGAGAGAATCAAAATGGGCACGGCGTTGGATTGGTAGCGCAGCCACTGGCAGATTTCGAGGCCATCTGCCTGGGGCAGCATTAGATCTAGCACCAGCAAATCGAAAGCCGGTTCGGCCGCGCGCAGGCGATCGAAGGCCGCTTGACTGTCGGCTACCGCCGTAATGGTATGCCCTTGCTCCTCCAGTGCCGTTGCCACCATCTCCCGGATCAGGGCTTCATCCTCAATGAGAAGAATCTGTCCGGGCGGGACAGTACCGCTATCCATGGCTAGCTGCTGGGGCTGCTGGAGCGATTGCATGGCCCCCGCGCAAGCGTTCTCGGTCGTTATTACCCGAACCGGCCGCTAACGTACTCGTGCGTGGCTTGCTCTTTCGGGTTTTGAAAGAGCATTTTGGTGTCGTTGTACTCCACCAAATAGCCGGTTTTGCCCGTTTTTTCGTTGGGCTCGGCG
Above is a window of Cyanobacteria bacterium QS_8_64_29 DNA encoding:
- a CDS encoding DNA-binding response regulator, coding for MQSLQQPQQLAMDSGTVPPGQILLIEDEALIREMVATALEEQGHTITAVADSQAAFDRLRAAEPAFDLLVLDLMLPQADGLEICQWLRYQSNAVPILILSAKASEGDRVGGLQAGADDYVTKPFSLTELVARCNALLRRQQFLAAQQPPVLQHRDIRLFPNECRVTVGNQELALSRKEFQLLEALIETPRRVWSREQLLERIWGPHHVGNSKTVDVHVRWLRAKLEPDPSHPQYVVTVRGFGYRLD